The Prinia subflava isolate CZ2003 ecotype Zambia chromosome 34, Cam_Psub_1.2, whole genome shotgun sequence DNA window CAGCGTCACCGGGGACGTCATCACCACGGCCTGCGGCAGCGACGACGAGCTGGGCGTGGTGCGGATCTGGTACGTCTGCATGTCcccagaggcagctggggacacacaggaaaGGGTTAACGGGGTCTGCATGTCcccagaggcagctggggacacaggaaAGGGTTAACAGGGTCTGCATGTCcccagaggcagctggggacacacacaggaAAGGGTTAACGGGGTCTGCATGTCcccagaggcagctggggacacacacaggaAAGGGTTAACAGGGTCTGCATGTCcccagaggcagctggggacacacacaggaAAGGGTTAACAGGGTCTGCAtgtccccagggacagccaggggacacaCACGGGTGGCACTCAGGTGACAGGGGCGTAACCGTGTCCCTAtgggcagctggggacacacacacaggtggCACTCAGGTGACAGGGGTGTAACCGTGTCCCCGGGGGCAGCcaggggacacacacagggcagTGTTATCGGGTGGCACTGAGGTGACAGGGGTGTAACCGTGCCCCCACGGGCAGCCAGGGGACACACACACGGGTGGCACTGAGGTGACAGGGGTGTAACCGTGTCCccggggacagccaggggacacacacagggcagTGTTAGCGGGTGGCACTGAGGTGACAGGGGCGTAACCGTGTCCCCACGGGCAGTACTCACTCTGCACCACCACCTGGTTGCTGGGCACCAGGATCTGCTGCCCGTCCGAGGTCTGGGCGTACTGCAGGATGGTGGTGCCGGGCTGGGCGCTGCCGGCGTTGGCCATGGTCAGGGTCTGCAGGCCCTGCACGCCGtccgcgcccggccccgccagcTGCAGCCCGTTGGCAGCGATGGCAACTGCGGGGAAGGCACGGGGACAGCAGGGGTTAAAGCTGGACAGCATCAAATACAGGTAAATCACAGGGTGCTGgaatgggctgggctgggagggaccttacagcccacccagtgccacccttgccatgggcagggacacctcccactgtcccagggctctcccagccctgtccagcctggccttgggcactgccaggggtccaggggcacccacagctgctctggcacctgtgccagggctgcccaccctcacagggaggagaggagcgGGTGGGAAGCACCACAAACACCAAGTGGAAACatcaaagaaacaaatcctAATTTTTTGTACCTCTCTGATACCACAGGAGCCTTATAGTGTGGCCTATGATacatctatatctatctatatctatatctatctgTCTTCACTGACATTTTGGCTTAAATCCAGCAAAGAACACTGCTGTGTGCTCCATACCAACACCCTCAAATGTCTTAATgtgcaaaaattaaaattacaaagcacTCAGTTTATCAGAAATCTGTAGATACCAGTTACTTCTATATAGTAACTTTATTGACTGCTAGGTAATAACCAACTTTTGTCCTTCATCTTACTCAAACATTTAACGAAATCTGTGTTTTGAGGCAAGCTGGAGAAAAACTGAGGATATTTTGGGTAACGTACTGTACTGTCCAGTGCTTGTCTGGTAGATGGGCGTGGGGACGGACATGGAGGTGACCGTGGACACCCCAGGACTTTCCTCATCTCCTTTTCTATCCCGGGTGTCTTCAGAAGAAAGATCTTTCAAAATTttactgtgaaagaaaaaaaaggagtctGACATTTGACCGCACTCCACACTTGAGTAAAATGATACAAGTGAGTGAAATCACAGCTGGTGAACATTTTACCCTGTACAAAACCCTGCTGGGGCCAATCTCCAGTTAGAGGAGTCAAAGTTTCCTCACAGCGAGGATGGCTCAGAACGCTCAGGGCAGGAACAGATTcactggggaaggggaaggacCTGAAGGGCAGCAGAAAGCTGAAAACCAGGGGAAGAGgctgtttgttggtttggttcCAGATCAAACCCCCGTACCGGTAGGATGGACGACGGGCCAAGATGCCCCGAGCCTTCTGAGAGGAGCCGATGCTGTCTGAGGAGTCCTGGGAATCCTCACTCTCAGACAAGGAAGAAACCTGGAGAGAGAGGGAACAGCAACTCCAGTGATGCACAGCACAAACAG harbors:
- the ATF1 gene encoding cyclic AMP-dependent transcription factor ATF-1 isoform X1, coding for MSLRGSAPLTVVQLPGEQVQVQGVIQTAQSSSVIHSPQVHTVQVSSLSESEDSQDSSDSIGSSQKARGILARRPSYRKILKDLSSEDTRDRKGDEESPGVSTVTSMSVPTPIYQTSTGQYIAIAANGLQLAGPGADGVQGLQTLTMANAGSAQPGTTILQYAQTSDGQQILVPSNQVVVQTASGDMQTYQIRTTPSSSSLPQAVVMTSPVTLTSQSSKTDDPQLKREIRLMKNREAARECRRKKKEYVKCLENRVAVLENQNKTLIEELKTLKDLYCHKSV
- the ATF1 gene encoding cyclic AMP-dependent transcription factor ATF-1 isoform X2; the encoded protein is MMEEVHKGGSSSSVTSQPSAVQGTTLQAAQLSHIAQQMSLRGSAPLTVVQLPGEQVQVQGVIQTAQSSSVIHSPQVHTVQVSSLSESEDSQDSSDSIGSSQKARGILARRPSYRKILKDLSSEDTRDRKGDEESPGVSTVTSMSVPTPIYQTSTGQYIAIAANGLQLAGPGADGVQGLQTLTMANAGSAQPGTTILQYAQTSDGQQILVPSNQVVVQTASGDMQTYQIRTTPSSSSLPQAVVMTSPVTLTSQSSKTDDPQLKREIRLMKNREAARECRRKKKEYVKCLENRVAVLENQNKTLIEELKTLKDLYCHKSV